Within the Fibrobacter sp. genome, the region TACCCAGTTTTACCTCAAGGACGGCGCTGGAGCATCACCCACCATTAGCACGCTGAGCATTACCATCAAGAACACCGGCGTAGCACCGTGCTTCTTCGACATCTATTTGGTGGCGGAATTCGTCGACAGCACGGGCGCAGCGCTTGCACAATTCGGCAAAATGGTTCACATTCCCAAGGGAACCTTCAAGGATAATTCATCAAAGGACTTTGCCTTTGTGTTTACAGCTCCTTCCAAGAACGCTTACCCCGCGACACAGCCCGGAGTCCACGTCGCCCTTTCCCTCTACGAAAGCGAAGAAGCCTTCAAGAGCGGCAAGAACCCGACCGTCCGTTTCGACAACGACGGGCTTCTAGAAAACAAGAAGCTGCTGCTGAAAGAGTGAAATAAAAACTAAATTTACGCCCGTTTTAAAAAGTGCTATCAAGGTACTGCATGGCGGCGGCAAAGACGAACATAGATATGCTGAACGGGCCCCTCGGGAGAAAGATCCTGAGGTTTGCCATCCCTATTGCCTTGAGCAGCATTTTCCAGCAGATGTTCAACCTGGCGGATGTCGCCGTGGTGGGGCAGTTCGCGGGCGACAAGGCATTGGCGGCCGTGGGCGCGAACACGTTCGTCATCAACATGCTCATCAACCTGTTCGTCGGGATTTCCGTGGGCGCGAACGTGGTGGTGGCCAACTCCATCGGCGAGCGCAGCTACCGTTCCGTGACCCGCAGCGTCCACACGTCGGTAATGGTGGCGTTCTTCAGCGGGATATTCCTCTCGTTCGTGGGAATCTTTTTCGCAAGGCCGATACTCGAACTGATTTCGACGCCTTCGGACGTGTTGGACATGGCGGTGCTTTACCTGCAAATCTACTTTGCCGGGATGCCCTTCGTGATGATTTACAACTTCGTCTCCGCAGTCTTGCGCAGCAAGGGCGATACGAAGCGCCCGCTTTATGTGCTCATGGTAGCGGGCGCCGTGAACGTGGCGCTGAACCTGATTCTCGTGGCGGGCTTCGACATGGGCGTGGCGGGCGTTGCGATTGCGACCGTCATCGCGAACGTCATCAGCGGAATCACTTTGTTCTACATGCTGCTGCACGAAGTTGGCCCGTTCAAGCTGGAATTCTGGAAGTTGCGCGTGACACCCTTCTTCTTGAGCCGCATATTGCGCGTGGGCATCCCGACGGGACTTCGTGGCGTCGTGTTCTCGTTCAGCAACGTGTGCCTGCAATCGGCCATCAACAGCCTCGGTTCCGCAACCGTGGCCGCATCATCCATCGCCCTCAATTACGAATTCGTGGTGTACTACTGGCTGAGTTCGTTCTCGCAAGCCTGCGTGACCTTCGTGGGGCAAAACTTCGGCGCGAAAAATATGGAGCGCTGCCGCCGCACGGTCCGCTGGACGCTTCTGCTCGGCTGCTCCTCCACCATCGTGTTGAGCGCGCTCTGCTGCATTTTCGCAAGGCCCATGCTGAGCATTTTTACGTCCAATACCGAAATCATCGAAATCGCATCCATCCGCATGTACATGGTAGTGGGGCTTCTCGCCATCAACGTCTTCCTCGACGTTTTTTCGGGCGCGCTTTCGGGAATGGGCAAGTCCCTCGCTCCGGCGCTCACCTGCATGGTCGGCGTCTGCGGCATCCGCATCCTCTGGGTGATTTTCGTGTTCCCCAAATACAAATCGTTCGCCTCGCTGATGGTGGTCTACCCCATCAGCTGGGTCAT harbors:
- a CDS encoding MATE family efflux transporter, whose protein sequence is MLSRYCMAAAKTNIDMLNGPLGRKILRFAIPIALSSIFQQMFNLADVAVVGQFAGDKALAAVGANTFVINMLINLFVGISVGANVVVANSIGERSYRSVTRSVHTSVMVAFFSGIFLSFVGIFFARPILELISTPSDVLDMAVLYLQIYFAGMPFVMIYNFVSAVLRSKGDTKRPLYVLMVAGAVNVALNLILVAGFDMGVAGVAIATVIANVISGITLFYMLLHEVGPFKLEFWKLRVTPFFLSRILRVGIPTGLRGVVFSFSNVCLQSAINSLGSATVAASSIALNYEFVVYYWLSSFSQACVTFVGQNFGAKNMERCRRTVRWTLLLGCSSTIVLSALCCIFARPMLSIFTSNTEIIEIASIRMYMVVGLLAINVFLDVFSGALSGMGKSLAPALTCMVGVCGIRILWVIFVFPKYKSFASLMVVYPISWVITISVIMGIYFYNIKRQKF